The Hemibagrus wyckioides isolate EC202008001 linkage group LG26, SWU_Hwy_1.0, whole genome shotgun sequence DNA window ggtaaccatggacaatcaactgtccttttcctcccatgttgctaatgtgacacgctTATGtctgtttcttctgtacatcATAGGATTCAActatttctatccacacaggctactcaagtgcttgttcagtctctggaaCACCAActcaattttaggctaatggtatcctaagtctgtaacctattgaactagtggatatatatttactgatagagacttaaagcacttttgtacatcactctggataagagcatctgccaaatgccagaaatgtaaatgtttctcAGACTGAGACACTGCAGAACAGTTCAAACTTCCACAGGGTTTGTTAGAGCCCCAGTATCTGAATGAGGAGTTACTCTGATCTGACCATTTCCAGGTGTTATTAAACAGACCAATCCATACACCTGAATATGTGGGGATTGAAATGTTAATCACTCTCCAGGGGCCTCATGTATCAACACTGTGTAGCGAATCTAgctcaacatttaaatatttaagtgtaactataactggttataattaattataaatattcaaatgggggttcttagaactaactgtcagagaatcaataacacaattatttgatttgttcatccagcgaacagacagtataattatgcattaattccagggaaagttatcttcctggccaagaaagaataactactttataaagtactagctgtaatttagcacgtagcaagagcaatgttcagggagcccgaaattgtgagcaaagcacagagacaatcactcgtgaatgaaatgcatttaataaaacaaaaacacacaacacatactgactacgacacacatacataaaatacagaataaggattatagagaggggataagtaggcgaagagagattgagattaaggaagagaatacggaggaaatcagaacgagagagagagagtgagagagagaaagagataaggaaacagtgaagagatcaaatatggcaagtttcagatcgagttttagttaccacgtgtgagaatcgtcaaggtaatttcaccttaataaaggggcttcagcttaaaattgcggatctaaaataattggtagtttttacttgcattggttcgttgacAAGCGTCCTGATGTactggatcaaggaggttcggagattcaaagtcctcggagcaagcaagagattctgctggaacgaaaaaggtttcggtggtgcaaagttcctcgattgaagctgccggcaaagtctcaagagaaagtgaaagtcttgtcctgAAGAAAGATCGGCGTCGAGTCGGGCGACGATAGAAGAGATCAtgccgggaagaaaaggcgcacGGGGGCCCCCCCCCGACCGCGGAGCGGAGAGGTGGTTGGCCCCCGAGCGGGCAAGCcgagctgagcagagcaaaaGCTGAGCAAAAAGCCAAAGCTAAAAGAAGCCAAAAAGCcacgatagatgggtgcttagggtttttattgatcccttggtcgctCCCAGTTTTTCAGTGACCAATCCAACACCTaaaacttttggagggaaagaGTTTCTTTGTCCCCGCTCGggcactcatttgcatactttatggtgaagtcaggaatggataaagtttcaattaaagtaacgtaggctcatattatgtacttggatgaccatatggcatacactattgcttataaaagtaaaagaggatcattttgatagtagacacgaaagaaacagtatgagaggaagggaaactgggtataggtaattaaaacatacattcttatcttataaaacaggttctatttcatgaaaacacagaacaacaggtcatgagtggtaatacaaccatagaaatataaaggcaaaaggggaatacatatacaggtgtgttaggcatgggtcaggtagggttttactattgttttattgaaacttggatcaaggaactctccttatgtgtgtgcgtgtgggggtcaggatgagcgtttccagacgctttgggtgtgtgtgtgtggttgtggatgtgtgtgtgtgtcttcagtcagaactttggtcatcccctggtcaaggcattgatttggtttagattagggaattcttgttgacttttaacggcagtaaaactgctaggcgtagggtgatttgcatgttaaggtcacaagttgatgggaagttccaggggtgtgaggctaggctatcagtactgatgttctgaagaactccaacattcatggaggcaggattcctcctttgtctccagtctcgttgggggggtcattggttatccagagccatcagacatcctggagcctggctcccatgagttacagcatgtcggttgaggtataatgaaatgactataagtagtgatagctcagttgtgagctgtgtaatagttaattgagtttttgagaaggatgcaacggaccccatgagcaagtgagccgacctggagacACTACACTGTGTACGCACAAAAACCTTGCGTACGCCAGCTTTCATGCTCGGATTTACTAACAGAGAAATTAACGTGAAAATGTGTGTTCCTCCATGCCAACTTCGTGTCTGGTGTACGTACATTTTTCGTGTTTTTTGTCCGTTGGCACCTCTTATAGAGGCAATAAGTAAGTTAAGGATGTaatcaaattattttaaatgaacagataatatattcaaaacagatacaaatacagataccAGTAGTAGATgctttctatatattttcattaattttcattaataattcattttagaAAGCTTCCTCAAGATAGGACTTCATGGTTGGGATCCCACAGAACATAAGAAGGTTTGTTGAGCTCACAGCTAATGCCATGTTCctgttaggatttttttttttcttttagaaataTGACAGATAGTGAGCATCCACAAAACTGTGGTGTAAAAGTAGGACCTGGCCTTTTTGATTCATAAAAATACAGTCTGATCCCTGTGACAAAATTTTAGGAATTTCACCAAAGATTTTTACACCCACTTTTAAGCTGCTCAATACTTTAGCATGGACAACTTCATTCATCTATTCAGAttgcaaacagaaaaaaaaaaaaaattccaaaatagCTTCAAACTGaaactaaatataaatttatgcATTGGCATCAAAGTAAAGCCTCAAATTATTTATGAACCCACATTCACAGACTTAAtcttactttttcttttaaacaacacacacacacacacacacacaattcttcaGTACTCACTGACCTGAGAAGAGCAGGGTCACTGAAATGAGACAAACCATATCTGTAGAAAAACAATGTAAAAAGACATATTTTTCTATGTCCAGTTATCAGTTTTATTACTTTGGTAAAAAGTTATTTATTCaccagttctctctctctctctgtctctctctctctctctctctctctctctctctctctaaaaatgACCAAGAATCTGAGAATAATAAAATTCCCTATGCAGAGCACCATGactgttacaaaacactgatAACTAAGATGTCTTTTATACATGTCTTTGTGcacactgttactatagaaacaataacacattAGCAATTGCATTAATGTAAACCTATTGACTGTGTTACAGCCAGACATATTACCCAAGCCATGCAACTGGACAAAAATAATATACACTTTCTGACCAGTCAAATTTGAGAAGCCAACCATGCTGTGGTACATTTAGACCTATATCtaaatatctatctatacataaataaaaagatatccATACCTCAGGTAATTCACGTACTCCATGcggggtgtgtgttgtgagtgtgcgTCTGTTCTTCACCTCACCTTGTGCACCTGAACCTAACAAACCTCTTATTATACAGTATCACTGTCTTCTTTTAACCCCTCCCATCACTTTGCCTTTAGCATCAGAGCTGCTGGCTACTTTGCATTAAAACCTCCATAAACCATATATGAAATGTAGAAACATTGAGGGGGAGTTTTGTGGGGGTAAATAATGCACTACTAAACACTGTCTGTATTATGTACTAGTGATATGTGTGTCTCTTTTATTGGTCCTCTCAGCAGCCTTAGAAACCAATGTTATCTTAGAATCAGCTGTTGCAgtgactgtaaataaaataagtgaCCAATTAAaaagggtgttttttttccatctgcCCATTATTTGAATAATGGACAGATATGTCTGTGTGAGCAGTGGATGTTTACAGACTAGAGGCTGCATGTTTTTTCTAtgaatttgaataaaataaacacaggcaAACATAAAGAGTTGAATTTACAGAATGGTGAATGTCAACTTGGTGCTAATGCTTATTTTTAATACTATTTTCATTTCTAAATCAGAAAGAATGATAAGCTCAGaatttaaaatgtgaaattcaagctccctggtttgatcctgagctcagggttAGTAGAAACGTGTCCAACCTGATTAGCTAAAATGTTCAGTTACAGATCATAAGAACAGTAGTTCTAAGAACAAGATAAAACTAACTAGCTGAGTGTATTTAAACTCCTGTTTGTAAGTAAGATGTTAtggttataaaatatttttagaaattaatgctgatagagaaagagataagTACTGTTGTATAATATTGTGTCTAGATTATACTTTAACTCTGTATACCTTTGGACATTTCTGTACTTCTTTTGTGCTGTTGGTATTTTATCAAAGTAGCTGCAGCTGTCTTTTCTTTGTGCTTTTGATTGAACCATGTTTGAAGATGTTTATGGGATTATTCTTCAGAACTTTTATACtttgagagtaaaaaaaaaataatcagccaGAATTATGAGAAATTTTTCAATGGAGGTGGTTTTAGACTAAACTTTACACATGGCCCTAACTTTTAGCCCTTcatctttgtgtgtatgtttgtgaagTGGAACACAAAATGCAgagatacactaaaacacatacttgaaatttatttttatttggtcAGAAACTTAACTGCCAGCAGTCATAACAGTCCATATTCTTATACATTAAAGAACCAAGTGGTATAGAAATCAACATGTAATTATGCAGATTTCCTGATAACACACTCAGTTGTTTTAGAACTGCTGAGAACAACTGAGAACtgcacaaaattaaataaaaaatattaaaaaaaagaattttgatGATTTTTACATCACTGTTTGCAGGTCGTGGTAAACTtcctgcatgtgtgtatatggtatggtatggttcCCTATTCTGAAAAAGAATTTTAACAATTAAATGTGCAAACTAAAGACACTGTAGTTTAAACATCAGGTAAATAGATTCCACCTAAATTACCCATAAACTAATGGGTAATGGCTAATGACTAATAAACCCATTACCCtccattaataataaaagtaagtATAATATAGGTAACATAATACAGATCATGCTATATGGAGACTGTCATAAAAACACCAGAAGCGAACAGACAATGGAGCATCAAAACCCGGGATGGGGTGTGTTTACTGAGGCTGAATGCggatagagagaagagagaggaggataCTCAGCTGTAGGAGTGGTGATCTGGAAATCGGAGCTGAGGGGAGAAGAAGACATGGTAAATGGTAACGGGAAGAGCAGCAATAGAGCTGAATACGaggagaaggggaaaaaaggcagTTAGGGCGAATAGGCTCAGCCTGAATAGCGCAGAGGCTAAAGCTAATAGGTGATTAACTAATGAGGTGCAGGTCATCTAAATCAATACTCTGGAGAATGAGTGCACTGGTGAGGTGTCGGGTCCGGCGTGTCTGTGACAGAGACAGTTGAGTTTACTGAATAcaacattaaaaatatgatGTAACATTTGCATTAAGAGGacacaataatattaataatgtgcaGAAGATGAGATATTAGTGTAGATCAACTGTTGCTGGGGACAGATGTTgcaccacaccatgtcttcagtCTTCATATTTTATGCAtcaaatctttaaaaataaagaaacaattttaatttcaatatcgaaaaagtacataaatacacacgCATAAAAACCTTGGTGACTAACCATCATAGGTAGAGCAGATGAAGTTGAGCTTGTGGCTCTCATGCAGCTCGAtccacttcctctctcctcCAGACTGCACTGCTCCACTTCTCTTCTCATGGCTGCAGTCTTCATTCCAGGTCCCATTCCCCAGGGCCCAGTCCTCATAGCAGACCATTGATTCAAAAACCCAGAACCAGACACGCTGGACACAGTCGTGACGCAGGCCGAGCCACACATGTTCAGTGGAGGCATCTTGAGCCACTTCCTTCACCCAAAGCTGCATCTCCTCAGTGCGCACTGAGACCAGGTCATGATGATGGTTCCtacagtatgtcagagcttccCCCCAGGTCAGATTCTCCTTAATCAGGATtagaaaatctaaaaaaaaagcattattcACTCAAAGctaaagtgaacattttacaacccaatattgtttttaatctCATCTTTAGAAGAAGAACATTAAACTAGAAATATGGATATAATATTCTGAAaattattctttaaaaataaataaacataaatcatcATGTAACTCACTCTCATGGCAGATGAATGGGAGTTTTTCTGTGCAGTTCACATCACTCCAGTAACGTTGCCCAGACTCAGACACTGCAGCACAGATCAAACCTCCACTGGGTTTGTCAGAGCTCCAGTATCTGAATAAGGAGTTTGATCTGACCACTTCCAGGAGTCATTAAACAGAACAATCCATACACCTGAATATGTGGggattgaaattttaatcacTTTCCAGATTTCTTCATTCTCAGTTTGGTTCCTCACACTGACAAGatcagtgtgtttctctctgcagtagatCTGAGCATCATACCAGCTCTTTTTCTCATTAACCAGGATGTATTTAGTAGTGTTTGTgttcttttctaaaaaaaaaaatgaatagctTGTTCTTGGCTAAATTAAAAGTACAtctgtactgtaatgttattaaatggtttttactttttattagcAACTATTGCCTTCATAACATACAAAAGGATGCAACATCTGACACTGGTCATCATTCCACAAATTACTGTTCAgataaaactccacacagtacTCAGTTCCACCTTTACTGTTTGGTTCTCCATGATACCAGTTTCTGTAAGTGTCTCCGTCTCTGTAGAAAGTTTGGTCTGCCAGAGACCACTGCCATTTCCCAGgtccctctctctgtagacCAATCCAAGCTTTCTTTGCATTTTCcttcatcagtgtgtgattcagcttCTTTATCTCTCCCATGTTGTTGATGGTTGCCAGATCAGTGTATTTCACCCTGCAGTAAGTCTGAGCTTCACTCCAGGTTTTTCTCATTCTCAAAGTGATAGCGATGAGGAATATATGCTCCTATACCACAGACTACTTTGAAAGTCACAAGGCAGAGACTTGTTAATATATGATGGtttgattttcatttcatttcattgtctgtaccgcttatccgatctatcctcgagTCTTGGGGagcctcaggcgtcatcgggcatcaaggcaggatacaccctggatggagtgccaacccattgcagggcacacacacattcactcacgcaatcacacattacgggcaatttagagactccaatcagcctagaagcatgtctttggactgtgggaggaaactggagcacctggaggaaacccaccaatcacagggagaacatgcaaactccacacacacaattttaaaatgattatctCTTACTTGTGATAAAGTGTCAAGTGAACACCAGCAGAGAACCCTGTCTCCCAGAACACACAGCGGTCTACAGACATGGTCACCCTGCACTACAATACTCAGAATCCATCACCTTTTTTATAGCTTTCTATATATGCAATTTCCCAggtggaatatttttttttcattcataacATATAGCAACATATgtatgaaaatgactgaaataatatatattataatacagtGTAGAGAGATCATGTTCAAAATGAGATCAGAAAGTGACAATTGCTCAACTCTCATGCTGAGAGTTATTGTAATATATAATGCATGCATTTCATTAAGCACAGGAGGACGTTTATGACAGTAAATAGTAAAATAGATTTTAGGAGGGGTTTTACAGTGATTATGTTCAACTCCACATCAACATGCTAATTTAACTCAGAAAATCTGTCTAAATGGTTAAATGAATTAAGTTccttacattacattacagtctGGTTTATGTAGATTCATGTGAAAGATTTATGAGGTCAAGTGCATATTAAGTATATTAATACAATACAGTAGGAAATGCATTATACATATTTCCTTTCAGTTAATTTGATTTTAGAAAGCTTCCTCAATACTAGACTTCGTGTTTGGGAtcacacagaacaaaacaaggTTTGTTGAGCTCAGAGCTAATGCCATGTTCctgtttagatttttaaaaaatatgacaaatagTGAGCATCCACAAAACTCTGCTGAAAAAGTAATACCTGGCCTTTAAAACTGATTCAATAAAATACAGTCTGACCCCTGCGACGGAATTTCAGGAATTTCACCGGTGCTTCATTAGCAGATTTTTACACCCACTTTTAAGCTGTTTCTTGTGTACACACTGACCTGAGAACAGCAGGGTCATTGAAATGAGGTGTACCATATCTGTAAAAAAAGAGTGTCAAAAAAGTCTTTTCTCTGTTCAGTTATCAGTTATATTACTGTGGTAAACAGTTATTTATTCaccagtttctctctctctctttctctctctctctaaaaatgACCAAGAAtctgaaaagaataaaatcctCTAAGCAAGGCACCATAactgttacaaaacactgacaacCAAGATGTCATAATAGTCCATATTCTTACACATTAAAGAAACAAGTACTCAGAAATCCCAGGTCTAGGAACCATCAACATGTAATTATGCATATATCCTGAAAACACACTTAGTTGTGTACATGTAAAAAAGCAAACAATTGAGCTGCacaaaattaaataagaaaaaaactatataaaaaagaatcatAATCACTCTTTGCAGGTCTTGCATGACTGTATATGGTATGGTTATGAGAgagaattttaaaaacaattaaatatgcaaactaaacacactgtagtaTAAACATCAGGTCAATAGATTCTACCCTAATTACCCATAAATTCTCTATTAATAAGAAAAGGGAGTTTGATATAGGTAACATACTACAGATCATGCTGTATGGAGACAGTGGAGTTGactgaatatattaaaaatatgataaaacTGAACATCTGCAATAAAAggaataatagaataataataataaattgtagaAGAGTATAAATGAGACAGTACTGTAGATCAGCTGATGCTGGATACAGATGTTGGACCATAGATTGTCTTCAGTCTTCATGTTTAATATAACAAATCttcaaaaacaaagaaacaatttTAATTGCAATATCGAAAAAGCACATTAAAACACATGCATACAAAACTCTGTGACTAACCATCATAGGTAGAGCAGATGAAGCTGAGCTTGTGGCTCTCATGCAGTTCGATCCACTTCTGCTCTCCTCCAGACTGCACTGCTCCACTTCTCTTCTCATGACTGCATTCCAGGTTCCATGCCCCAGGGCCCAGTCCTCATAGCAGATCATTGATCCAAAAATCCAGAACCAGACACGCTGAACGCAGTCGTGATGCCACACGAGCCACACGTATTCAGTGGAGGCATCTTGAGCCACTTCCTTCACCCAGAGCTGCATCTCCTCAGTGCGCATAGAGACCAGgtcataatgataataatttgaaaattattaataaataaaaaataaacataaatcatcATGTAACTCACTCTCATGACAGACAAACGGGAATTTTTCTGTGCAGTTCACATCACTCCAGTTACGTTGGTCAGACTCAGACACTGCAGCACAGTTCAAACCTCCACTGGGTTTGTCAGAGCtccagtatctccagcacctcCAGCAGACCGATCCAAATACCTGAATATTGTGAACTATTAATCACTCTCCAGATCTCATCATTCTCAGTTTGGTTGTCACACTGAccagatcagtgtgtttctctctgcagTAAATCTGAGCATCACGCCATTTCTttgtttcattaataaatacatattttttttctgctatCAAAAGAATTTCcacaaaaaatgacatttttcatGACTATAATGTTATTAAtggtttttactttttattaacatttattaccTTCATAACATACAAAAGGATTCAGTGTCTGACAATTGTCATCATTCCATGCGATACTGCTCTcataaaactccacacagtacTCATTTCCCCCAATGTTGTTTGATTCTCCAATATTTCAGTTCCTGTAAGTGTCTCCGTCTCTGTAGAAAGTTTGGTCTGCCAGAGACCACTGCCATTTCCCAGgtccctctctctgtagacCAATCCAAGCTTTCTTTGCATTTTCcttcatcagtgtgtgattcagcttcttcatctctctcatgTTGTTGATGGTTGCCAGATCAGTGTATTTCTCTCTGCAGTAAGTCTGAGCTTCACTCCAGGTTTTATTCTCATTCACAAAGTGATAGCGATGAGGAATATATGCTCCTATATGACATACTACTGTAGGAAACATGAGAGAGATTCGTTGTTCTGGAATGTTATGTGGATATAACAATATCTATAAACAGTgtaatgtctaatattttttatttcatattattttaaattcaaatttaataacaaaattaaatgtCGCTCTGTTTAGACAACAAGTGtgttgtttatatttaattgaAATAGAATCATTATCAGTTTACACATTGGGGGAAAACTAGATTTGAAAATGGCTATATATGTGTAATATAGAGTCAGaggtacactaccagtcaaaggtttggacacatcttctaattccatggtctttcctgatgtttatttctttctacattgtaaaacaatgctgaaggcggccgaaatccacaataatctcgtttgaacagttgatattgagatatgtctgctactgatgctctgtaaagccttcataacgcctctaatctgaggcgctgttaattggtgatttctgaggctggtcactctaaatgaacttcctctTTGCaacagaggtaagttttggtcttgctttactgggatggtcttcatgtgagccagtttcatcatggtgcttgacacttatgcact harbors:
- the LOC131346389 gene encoding secretory phospholipase A2 receptor-like produces the protein MVGVEEDIDIIYKQDHQDHKQKVKRQIRLSTNLTINTLGQITFTSPEKYMRNITDMVGLISINLLLSVVCHIGAYIPHRYHFVNENKTWSEAQTYCREKYTDLATINNMREMKKLNHTLMKENAKKAWIGLQREGPGKWQWSLADQTFYRDGDTYRN